A genomic window from Candidatus Omnitrophota bacterium includes:
- a CDS encoding nucleotidyltransferase domain-containing protein, with translation MASLNAAEIKWLNQYRERLYAQYPGLVEDIILFGSKARGDAREDSDLDLMVVIREGDRSVKKILHF, from the coding sequence ATGGCTTCCCTCAATGCGGCGGAAATTAAATGGTTGAATCAATACCGCGAACGGCTTTACGCTCAATATCCCGGCCTGGTTGAGGATATTATTCTTTTCGGATCGAAAGCGCGAGGCGACGCTCGCGAGGATTCAGACCTCGATTTAATGGTCGTTATTCGAGAAGGAGACCGATCGGTTAAAAAAATATTGCATTTTTAG
- a CDS encoding type II toxin-antitoxin system HicA family toxin — protein MSVKQRDLIRYLEQNGFALIREGKNHAIYSDGEKTIPIKRHSLLDRITANELCKQAGLNPKF, from the coding sequence ATATCCGTAAAACAGCGCGATTTAATTCGATATCTGGAGCAGAATGGTTTTGCTTTAATCCGAGAAGGAAAGAATCATGCCATCTACAGCGATGGCGAAAAGACAATACCCATTAAACGCCATAGCTTACTTGATAGAATCACGGCGAATGAACTGTGCAAACAAGCGGGATTAAATCCAAAATTTTAG